One region of Intestinimonas massiliensis (ex Afouda et al. 2020) genomic DNA includes:
- a CDS encoding ABC transporter ATP-binding protein, translating to MARGPVLEVRHLNSYYRQDHSILSHKGPRRQILKDVTFDIGQGEILGLVGESGCGKTTLSRTILGMLKDYDGEIVHHSVRPQMVFQDPFSSLNPARSIGWILEEPLRVAGGMTGAQRRAAVLDMLDKIGLGGEFASRRPWELSGGQRQRVSIAAAMITRPKLIIADEPVSALDVTIQAQILQLLVDLKKEFDLSYLFISHDLNVVYQICNRVLVMKDGVIVEQNTVDELFDHPQHPYTRQLLKAAE from the coding sequence ATGGCCAGGGGACCGGTGCTGGAAGTTCGGCACCTGAACAGCTATTACCGCCAGGACCACTCGATCTTGAGCCACAAGGGGCCCCGCAGACAGATTCTGAAGGATGTCACCTTTGACATCGGACAGGGTGAGATTTTGGGCCTGGTAGGGGAGAGCGGCTGCGGCAAGACCACGCTGTCCCGCACGATTCTGGGGATGCTCAAGGACTACGACGGAGAGATCGTGCATCACTCGGTCCGGCCCCAGATGGTCTTTCAGGACCCCTTCAGCAGCTTGAATCCGGCCCGGTCCATCGGCTGGATACTGGAAGAGCCGCTGCGGGTGGCAGGGGGCATGACGGGGGCACAGCGCAGGGCCGCCGTGCTGGACATGCTGGATAAGATCGGTCTGGGAGGAGAGTTTGCCTCCCGCCGTCCCTGGGAGCTCTCCGGTGGGCAGCGCCAACGGGTCTCTATCGCCGCGGCCATGATCACCCGCCCCAAGCTCATCATCGCGGACGAGCCGGTCAGCGCACTGGATGTGACCATTCAGGCGCAGATCCTGCAGCTCCTGGTGGATTTGAAAAAGGAGTTTGACCTGAGCTATCTGTTCATCAGCCACGATTTAAACGTGGTCTATCAGATCTGCAATCGGGTCTTGGTGATGAAGGACGGCGTAATCGTGGAGCAGAATACGGTGGATGAACTCTTTGACCACCCGCAGCACCCCTATACCAGGCAACTGCTGAAGGCGGCGGAATGA
- a CDS encoding ATP-binding cassette domain-containing protein, with amino-acid sequence MAELLNVQDLRVHFHIAAKGRNAVDGVSFSLEEGEILGLVGESGSGKSVTAMSISGLLPRRQAEVSGSIKLGGREILQCPEEELRKIQGDDLAVVFQEPMTSLNPVLRIGPQVEESLRVHARLSPEARRQRALEAMIQAELPDPESLYRKYPHELSGGMLQRVMIASAIISGPKLLLADEPTTALDVTIQTQILELLKKLNREHGMAILFISHNLHVVQKLCTRVAVMQGGHLVETGLVQDIFQNPRQEYTRRLIAAIPTRNRKLT; translated from the coding sequence ATGGCAGAGCTTTTGAACGTTCAGGACCTGCGGGTCCATTTTCACATCGCGGCAAAGGGCCGCAACGCCGTAGACGGCGTCTCCTTTTCTCTGGAGGAAGGGGAGATTTTGGGCCTGGTAGGGGAGAGCGGCAGTGGAAAATCGGTAACGGCCATGAGCATCAGCGGGCTGCTGCCCCGGCGGCAGGCCGAAGTAAGCGGCAGCATCAAGCTGGGGGGGCGGGAAATCCTCCAATGTCCGGAGGAAGAGCTGCGGAAGATTCAGGGCGATGATCTGGCCGTGGTCTTTCAAGAGCCTATGACCAGCCTGAACCCGGTGCTGCGCATCGGGCCGCAGGTGGAGGAGAGCCTGCGGGTCCACGCCCGCCTCTCGCCGGAGGCACGGCGGCAGCGGGCGCTGGAGGCCATGATCCAGGCGGAGCTGCCCGATCCGGAGAGCCTATATCGAAAATATCCCCACGAGCTTTCTGGCGGGATGCTCCAGCGTGTGATGATCGCCTCGGCCATCATCAGCGGCCCCAAGCTGCTGCTGGCCGACGAGCCCACCACCGCCCTGGACGTGACCATTCAAACGCAGATTCTAGAGCTGCTGAAAAAGCTGAATCGGGAACACGGCATGGCGATTTTGTTCATCAGCCACAACCTGCACGTGGTGCAGAAGCTGTGTACCCGGGTGGCTGTGATGCAGGGGGGACACCTGGTGGAGACCGGCCTGGTGCAGGATATTTTCCAAAATCCCCGGCAGGAATACACCAGACGGCTCATCGCCGCGATTCCCACGCGGAACCGAAAACTGACCTGA
- a CDS encoding ABC transporter permease: MKKARNSFFYIGGGISLVMTLLILMGYIWTPYSPTQMDASAQMQAPSLQHLLGTDNFGRDIFSRVLQGAGTSFLIAVSVVAIGCLAGILVGSLCGYYGGTADVILTRVCDSITAFPSILLALVIVSVVGSGTYNIILALGILFIPSFARIVRGEFARCRHLNYIQSAKLMGVGDARILFSHILPNTFSVLLPAITIGFNNAILSEASMSFLGIGIQPPHASLGSMLNDSQTYLRSAPWYALSVGGTIVLLILGFSLLSEGLQQRGRRN; this comes from the coding sequence ATGAAAAAAGCAAGGAACTCTTTTTTCTATATCGGCGGCGGCATCTCGCTGGTGATGACGCTGCTCATTTTGATGGGGTACATTTGGACCCCCTACAGTCCTACCCAGATGGACGCCTCCGCCCAAATGCAGGCGCCCTCCCTGCAGCATCTGCTGGGCACCGACAACTTTGGCCGGGATATCTTCAGCCGGGTGCTCCAGGGGGCGGGCACGTCCTTTCTGATTGCTGTCAGCGTGGTGGCCATCGGCTGCCTGGCCGGTATTCTCGTTGGCAGCCTGTGCGGCTACTATGGCGGTACGGCCGACGTGATCCTGACCCGAGTTTGTGACTCCATTACCGCCTTTCCCAGTATCCTGCTGGCTCTGGTCATTGTCAGCGTGGTGGGGAGCGGTACCTACAACATCATTTTGGCGCTGGGCATCCTCTTTATCCCCAGCTTCGCCCGTATCGTCCGGGGCGAGTTTGCCCGGTGCCGGCATCTGAACTACATCCAAAGCGCCAAGCTGATGGGGGTAGGCGATGCCCGCATCCTGTTTTCCCACATCCTGCCCAACACCTTCTCCGTGCTGCTGCCTGCCATCACCATCGGCTTCAACAACGCCATTCTCAGCGAGGCCAGCATGAGCTTTCTGGGAATTGGCATTCAGCCGCCCCATGCCAGTCTGGGCTCCATGCTCAACGACAGCCAGACCTATCTGAGAAGCGCCCCCTGGTACGCGCTGAGCGTCGGGGGCACCATCGTGCTGCTGATTCTGGGGTTCAGCCTCCTCAGCGAGGGACTCCAGCAGCGCGGCCGCCGGAATTGA
- a CDS encoding ABC transporter permease produces the protein MKYVAKKFLTLIITLFIVSLLAFLAFQVIPGDPTTKMLGTEATPEAVAALRAELGLDKPVPVRYWNWLTAFLTGDMGTSYSYHMPVGEMLSEKLTITAILTILSFAFTVILSIPLGILAGSVRSKALDWLITAFDQVVMSIPSFFIGILACFLFGIVFRLFTPGNFVSYTQDWGACIAYLLFPALSIAIPRIAMTVKMLRGAILNELGQDYVRTAQSRGNSRRAILQRHVLQNALIPVITFLAVSAAEIMTGSIIIEQVFTIPGVGRLLLASISNRDFPVVQAIVVILAAWIVVVNFVADLLYQLVDPRIRLR, from the coding sequence ATGAAATATGTCGCAAAAAAATTCCTCACTCTCATTATTACATTGTTCATCGTTTCACTCCTCGCCTTTCTCGCCTTTCAGGTCATTCCCGGCGATCCAACTACCAAGATGCTGGGCACCGAGGCCACGCCGGAGGCAGTGGCCGCTCTGCGGGCGGAGCTGGGGCTGGACAAGCCCGTTCCTGTGCGCTATTGGAACTGGCTGACCGCCTTCCTGACCGGAGATATGGGTACCAGCTACAGCTATCACATGCCGGTGGGGGAGATGCTTTCGGAAAAGCTGACCATCACCGCCATCCTGACGATCCTTTCCTTTGCCTTTACCGTGATTCTGTCCATCCCGCTGGGCATTTTGGCGGGCAGCGTCCGTAGCAAGGCCCTGGACTGGCTCATCACCGCCTTCGATCAGGTGGTGATGAGTATCCCCTCCTTCTTCATCGGCATCCTGGCCTGTTTCCTGTTCGGCATCGTATTCCGGCTTTTTACCCCGGGCAATTTTGTCTCCTATACTCAGGATTGGGGCGCCTGTATTGCCTATCTTCTGTTTCCCGCCCTATCCATTGCCATTCCCCGCATCGCCATGACGGTGAAGATGCTGCGGGGCGCCATTCTCAACGAGCTGGGCCAGGATTATGTCCGCACGGCCCAGAGCCGCGGCAACAGCCGCCGGGCCATCCTGCAGCGCCATGTGCTGCAAAATGCCCTGATTCCTGTCATCACCTTTTTAGCCGTCTCTGCTGCCGAGATCATGACCGGCAGCATCATTATTGAACAGGTCTTTACCATCCCCGGCGTGGGCCGGCTGCTGCTGGCCAGTATCTCCAACCGCGACTTTCCTGTGGTGCAGGCCATCGTGGTCATTCTGGCGGCCTGGATTGTTGTAGTGAACTTTGTGGCAGACCTGCTCTATCAACTGGTCGATCCACGCATCCGACTGCGCTGA
- a CDS encoding ABC transporter substrate-binding protein, whose amino-acid sequence MKKRILAVFLAAAALACSLSACGGATTQTPTPSDETTPSSGAVHANELTVGIAQDLDDSLDPYQMTAAGTREVMFNVFEGLVKPDSDGNYVCAVASDYQVSEDGLTYTFTLRDGVVFHNGATCTPDDVLYSFETCAATSVTSAVVTALSAVTDTVVDGNQITMTLSAPNSDFLSYVASVYIVPADYADQATKPVGTGPFKYISRSVQENIILEKHAEYYGEPAHLDKVTYKIYEDGTALFTALDSGSLDLVAHLTMDQVNNLSNGYKVLEGTMNLVQAIYLNNAVAPFDNVKVRQALCYAVDVDAMLDLTSDGHGTKVGSSMYPSFGKYFDASLADAYPHDPEKAKELLAEAGYPDGFTFTITVPSNYQPHVDTAVVLAQQLSAVGVTADIQKVDWNTWVNDVYGGRNFQSTVVGFDSSTLNASGMLARWVSDNDKNMINYNNPDYDAAFAAAQSTTDDEEQTALYKQCLKILSDTAANVYLQDMADFVAMDPALEGYEFYPLYVIDMAKLYFAA is encoded by the coding sequence ATGAAAAAACGTATTCTTGCAGTTTTCCTGGCGGCGGCCGCTCTGGCGTGTTCACTCAGCGCATGCGGAGGAGCAACGACTCAGACGCCCACCCCCAGCGACGAAACTACGCCTTCTTCCGGGGCGGTCCACGCGAACGAACTCACCGTGGGCATCGCCCAGGACCTGGATGATAGTCTTGACCCGTATCAAATGACGGCCGCAGGAACTAGAGAGGTCATGTTTAACGTCTTTGAGGGCCTTGTCAAGCCCGACTCGGACGGAAACTACGTCTGTGCAGTCGCCTCCGATTACCAAGTGTCGGAAGATGGACTGACCTACACCTTCACTTTGCGTGACGGTGTGGTCTTCCACAATGGCGCGACCTGCACGCCGGACGATGTGCTCTACTCTTTTGAAACCTGCGCCGCTACCTCGGTGACTTCCGCCGTGGTGACGGCGCTTTCTGCTGTCACGGATACGGTGGTGGACGGAAACCAGATTACCATGACCCTCAGCGCACCCAACAGCGATTTCCTCAGCTATGTGGCCAGCGTGTACATCGTGCCCGCCGACTACGCCGACCAGGCCACCAAGCCGGTGGGGACCGGCCCCTTCAAGTATATCTCCCGCAGCGTCCAGGAAAACATTATTCTGGAGAAGCACGCGGAATACTATGGAGAGCCCGCCCATCTGGACAAGGTGACCTACAAGATCTATGAGGACGGCACGGCTTTGTTCACCGCGCTGGACAGCGGCTCCCTGGACCTGGTGGCCCATCTGACCATGGATCAGGTCAACAATCTGTCCAACGGTTATAAGGTGCTGGAGGGCACCATGAACCTGGTGCAGGCCATCTACCTGAACAACGCGGTGGCCCCCTTCGACAACGTGAAAGTGCGCCAGGCCCTGTGCTATGCGGTGGACGTGGACGCCATGCTGGACCTGACCTCCGATGGCCACGGCACCAAGGTGGGGTCCTCCATGTATCCGTCTTTCGGCAAGTACTTTGACGCCTCTCTGGCCGACGCCTATCCCCACGATCCGGAGAAGGCCAAGGAGCTGCTGGCGGAAGCGGGTTATCCCGACGGGTTCACCTTCACCATCACGGTACCCAGCAACTACCAGCCCCACGTGGACACGGCTGTGGTGCTGGCCCAGCAGCTCTCGGCGGTGGGCGTCACGGCGGACATCCAAAAGGTGGACTGGAACACCTGGGTGAACGACGTATACGGCGGGCGCAACTTCCAGTCCACGGTGGTGGGCTTCGACTCCAGCACCCTGAACGCCAGCGGCATGCTGGCCCGCTGGGTCAGCGACAACGACAAGAACATGATCAACTACAACAATCCGGATTATGACGCCGCCTTTGCCGCCGCGCAGAGCACCACCGACGACGAGGAGCAGACGGCCCTGTATAAGCAGTGCCTGAAGATCCTCAGCGATACCGCCGCCAATGTCTATCTCCAGGACATGGCCGATTTCGTGGCTATGGACCCGGCGCTGGAGGGGTATGAGTTCTATCCCCTCTATGTGATCGACATGGCGAAACTCTACTTTGCCGCGTAA
- a CDS encoding YibE/F family protein, which translates to MKQSKGKKQPVVKPLKGRRVWEIGAALLLLAVLVVTAAALRGGEGEREARAARKRLFAVARVTDVLADHSAEDTWTEGRRLGEQYIEVKLLTGPFKGTVLETSNYLNAYTNVDCRLGTRIVVRLDYDDHGEPYIISVPNYDRGLVLAGLLVVFGALLVLIGGKKGAMALLGLAYTLACLWYLLVPLILRGADPILVSIGVVALTTAASLLLLTGFSRKTLCATLGCVGGVAAAGIFAGLAGTISPLNGFNLSEAEELVLRAGDSKLHISGLLVSGILIASLGAVMDVAMSIASSCNELRELNPNLTRAELFRSGMNIGRDAMGTMANTLILAFAGASLNMLILFRVYDYPLIQIANTDAMAVEVIRGVAGSIGIVLTVPLVALLSSRLMGPQPKT; encoded by the coding sequence ATGAAGCAGTCAAAGGGGAAGAAACAGCCTGTGGTAAAGCCGTTGAAGGGGCGGCGTGTCTGGGAGATCGGCGCGGCCCTGCTCCTGCTGGCGGTGCTGGTCGTCACGGCCGCGGCTCTGCGGGGCGGTGAAGGCGAACGGGAGGCGCGGGCCGCCCGGAAACGCCTGTTTGCCGTTGCCAGGGTTACGGATGTGCTGGCGGACCACAGTGCGGAGGACACCTGGACCGAGGGCAGACGGTTGGGGGAACAGTACATCGAGGTGAAGCTGCTCACCGGCCCGTTCAAAGGTACGGTCCTGGAGACCTCCAACTATCTCAACGCCTATACCAACGTGGACTGCCGCCTGGGGACGCGCATCGTGGTGCGCCTGGACTACGACGATCACGGGGAGCCCTACATCATCTCGGTGCCCAATTATGACCGGGGACTCGTGCTGGCTGGACTGCTGGTGGTGTTTGGAGCGCTGCTCGTCCTCATCGGGGGGAAGAAGGGGGCCATGGCGCTGCTGGGCTTGGCCTATACGCTGGCCTGCCTGTGGTATCTGCTGGTCCCCCTGATTCTCCGGGGGGCGGACCCGATTCTGGTCTCCATCGGCGTGGTGGCGCTGACCACAGCGGCGTCCCTTCTCCTGCTCACCGGCTTCAGCCGCAAGACGCTGTGCGCGACGCTGGGCTGCGTCGGCGGCGTGGCGGCGGCGGGAATCTTTGCCGGCCTGGCCGGGACCATCTCTCCATTGAACGGCTTTAACCTGTCGGAGGCAGAGGAACTGGTGCTTCGGGCCGGCGATTCGAAGCTGCACATCAGCGGGCTGCTGGTCAGCGGCATCCTGATCGCCTCTCTGGGGGCGGTTATGGATGTTGCTATGTCCATCGCGTCGTCCTGCAATGAACTGAGGGAGCTGAACCCAAACCTGACCCGGGCGGAGCTGTTTCGCTCCGGTATGAACATCGGGCGGGACGCCATGGGCACCATGGCAAATACGCTGATCCTAGCTTTTGCCGGCGCCTCGCTGAACATGCTGATTCTGTTCCGGGTCTATGACTATCCCCTGATCCAGATCGCCAATACCGATGCTATGGCCGTTGAGGTTATCCGGGGCGTGGCGGGCTCCATCGGCATCGTTTTGACGGTCCCACTGGTGGCGCTGCTGAGCTCCCGGCTTATGGGACCCCAACCAAAGACATAG